The Syntrophorhabdales bacterium genome has a window encoding:
- the rpsU gene encoding 30S ribosomal protein S21, whose protein sequence is MPVVIVKDGESFESALRRFKKQCERTGILSEVKRREHYEKPSVKRKKKILAAKKRALKKMRRMVAKGLY, encoded by the coding sequence ATGCCGGTAGTTATCGTAAAAGACGGGGAGTCCTTCGAGAGCGCCCTGAGAAGATTTAAGAAGCAGTGTGAAAGAACGGGTATTCTGTCCGAAGTCAAGAGAAGAGAGCATTACGAAAAACCGAGCGTCAAGAGAAAGAAAAAGATCCTGGCTGCAAAGAAAAGGGCCCTTAAGAAAATGAGACGGATGGTAGCAAAAGGCCTGTACTGA
- a CDS encoding GatB/YqeY domain-containing protein yields the protein MGFKDRIEADLKKALKERDAVRVSTLRMLLGAVKYKEVEKVRPLAEEEFHGVVKTLIKQHSESIESFKKGHRQDLVEKEEKELVVLQEFVPAQLTLEELSGEVEEAIRQLDAKTPKDMGKVMKFLMEKHAARIDGKVLSDMVRQRLSTQT from the coding sequence ATGGGCTTTAAAGACCGCATTGAAGCGGATCTCAAGAAAGCACTGAAAGAGCGCGACGCGGTGAGGGTTTCTACGCTGCGTATGCTCCTCGGCGCCGTCAAGTATAAAGAAGTCGAAAAGGTCAGACCACTCGCCGAGGAGGAGTTCCACGGAGTGGTCAAGACTCTGATCAAGCAGCATTCTGAATCTATCGAAAGCTTCAAGAAGGGCCATAGACAAGACCTGGTTGAGAAGGAAGAGAAAGAACTTGTTGTTTTACAGGAATTTGTGCCTGCACAGTTGACACTTGAGGAGTTGTCCGGCGAAGTGGAAGAGGCCATTCGTCAGCTAGATGCTAAGACCCCGAAGGATATGGGAAAGGTGATGAAATTCCTGATGGAAAAACATGCTGCCAGGATTGATGGAAAGGTTTTGAGTGACATGGTGCGTCAAAGGCTATCCACGCAAACGTAG
- a CDS encoding Smr/MutS family protein, producing MIDKTLSYIDYLKLLDVIKEYASTSLIDDRVSSLRPVSSREDIGQIQARQDRLEALLELIKWNGLVPLTEIPDVRRTLSQLAIENFVFELSDFIALHDFLTRCKEITGFLKGAFGLKQYTEELLERIDPLAAVRARIRKVVNTEGFVEDSASYALSKIRSDLYQLRERAKRHLEKMMESEDVRPALQDTYVAVRNGRYVLPVKPNFNQFFQGIVHDYSHSLKTSFVEPMAIVESDNQISMLEEDEREEEQRILRELTAWMRGYRDQLEANLETVIELDFYHCLARFSLAYESVRPDMATDGSIDIREARNPFIIMSKKEKAVPIDIVMEREKKAMIISGPNAGGKTVALKTIGLLVAMAASGLFVPARGNPRITLFPAIYAVIGDEQDISMELSSFTAHVSAIKSLYEKSHGGELILIDEIGGGTEPQEASALAMGIIDAFVERGCKTLVTTHLNVLKAYGYSRAFALNAATDFDSDTIKPLYRLLYGVAGVSNAIHVAENCDMPRDIIRKSYEYLGKQEHMLNDLVKGLEEERGKLKEERAHVSKLREEAKARLAQLKEKRDEYLKAAEERCRVRLLETERELEEIRKEALKKERTSVRRARDRLRLIQDKHAGGVTAAEIIRVGDHVRVKSVGRDGYVIRIDEEKHNAEVDLGGMKMKVHTEYLFKVPGQVKTNARPVEVHVAPIEVPELNVRGMRVEEALREVDRFIDRAIVHGTTTLRIVHGIGTGALMDAIRHRLLETPHIVVKGEERNSGVTIVELQ from the coding sequence ATGATCGACAAGACGCTATCGTACATCGATTACTTGAAGCTGCTCGATGTGATCAAAGAATACGCATCGACATCCCTCATCGACGATCGTGTTTCCTCTCTGAGACCGGTGTCATCTCGGGAGGATATCGGGCAGATACAAGCACGACAAGACAGGCTGGAAGCGTTACTGGAGCTGATAAAGTGGAACGGCCTCGTACCGCTGACTGAGATTCCGGACGTAAGGCGGACCCTGTCGCAGCTCGCCATTGAAAACTTCGTTTTTGAACTTTCAGACTTCATAGCACTCCACGATTTCCTGACGCGATGCAAGGAGATAACAGGCTTCTTGAAAGGCGCCTTCGGTTTAAAGCAATATACGGAAGAGCTTCTGGAACGCATTGATCCCCTTGCGGCCGTCAGAGCGCGCATCCGAAAAGTGGTGAACACGGAAGGTTTTGTCGAAGACAGCGCGTCCTATGCTCTTTCGAAAATACGGTCAGATCTTTATCAGCTGAGGGAGCGGGCAAAGAGACATCTGGAAAAGATGATGGAGTCGGAAGACGTGCGCCCGGCGCTTCAGGATACCTACGTGGCTGTGCGGAACGGCAGGTACGTGCTGCCCGTAAAGCCCAACTTCAACCAATTCTTTCAGGGGATAGTTCACGACTATTCCCATTCTCTCAAGACCTCGTTTGTCGAGCCGATGGCGATCGTCGAGTCCGACAACCAGATAAGCATGCTGGAGGAAGACGAAAGGGAAGAAGAGCAGAGAATACTGCGTGAACTCACTGCCTGGATGCGGGGCTACAGAGACCAACTGGAAGCAAATCTTGAAACCGTAATCGAACTTGATTTCTATCATTGCCTCGCCCGTTTCTCCCTTGCATACGAGTCCGTTCGGCCTGATATGGCCACAGACGGGTCTATTGATATAAGGGAGGCGAGGAATCCTTTCATCATCATGTCAAAAAAGGAGAAAGCGGTCCCTATAGACATAGTGATGGAAAGAGAGAAGAAGGCAATGATAATTTCAGGGCCTAACGCAGGCGGCAAGACAGTGGCTCTGAAAACAATCGGCCTGCTTGTGGCCATGGCAGCCTCCGGTCTCTTTGTCCCTGCGAGGGGAAATCCGCGGATAACGCTCTTCCCGGCGATATACGCAGTCATCGGTGATGAGCAGGATATCTCCATGGAGCTCTCCAGTTTCACCGCTCACGTCAGTGCCATAAAGAGCCTCTACGAAAAATCTCACGGTGGCGAGCTCATACTGATTGATGAAATCGGCGGAGGCACGGAACCGCAGGAAGCATCCGCGTTGGCGATGGGGATTATCGATGCGTTTGTTGAAAGAGGATGTAAGACGCTGGTGACCACCCATCTCAATGTGCTGAAGGCCTACGGGTACTCGAGAGCGTTCGCGCTCAACGCTGCAACCGACTTCGACAGCGACACAATAAAGCCTTTGTACAGGCTTCTCTACGGTGTTGCAGGCGTGAGCAATGCAATTCACGTGGCTGAAAACTGCGATATGCCCCGCGACATCATCAGGAAGAGCTACGAGTATCTCGGAAAACAGGAACATATGCTCAATGATCTCGTAAAAGGCCTCGAGGAAGAAAGAGGCAAACTGAAGGAAGAACGCGCGCATGTGTCAAAGCTGAGGGAAGAGGCAAAGGCGAGGCTCGCGCAGTTGAAGGAAAAGCGCGACGAGTACCTTAAGGCGGCTGAGGAACGGTGCCGGGTGCGACTCCTGGAGACGGAGCGGGAGTTGGAGGAAATCCGCAAGGAGGCGCTCAAGAAAGAGAGAACTTCGGTGAGGCGGGCGCGCGATCGCCTTCGCCTGATCCAAGATAAGCATGCAGGTGGTGTGACAGCTGCCGAGATCATACGCGTGGGTGATCATGTAAGGGTCAAGTCGGTTGGCCGCGACGGCTATGTTATACGTATCGACGAAGAGAAGCACAACGCAGAGGTCGATCTCGGCGGCATGAAAATGAAGGTACACACCGAGTACCTGTTTAAGGTCCCGGGGCAGGTTAAAACGAATGCAAGACCGGTCGAGGTCCATGTTGCCCCCATCGAAGTCCCCGAGTTGAACGTGAGAGGCATGCGCGTTGAAGAGGCATTACGCGAGGTGGATCGGTTCATCGACAGAGCTATAGTACACGGTACCACGACATTGCGCATCGTGCACGGGATAGGAACAGGAGCGCTCATGGATGCTATCAGGCACCGCCTCCTGGAAACTCCCCATATCGTGGTCAAAGGTGAGGAGCGGAATTCCGGTGTGACCATCGTGGAGTTGCAGTGA